A genome region from Anaerobacillus alkaliphilus includes the following:
- a CDS encoding tetratricopeptide repeat protein — protein sequence MNKELKQALALIDEGKMEKAITQLKKVNETADHDTKYSLAEVYYELGLVDLAKAIIEELLMLYPDEGELYTFMAELLIDLDEEDEAIEMLLEIKEDDPVYVQGQLLLADLYQLQGLDEVAEQKLLIAESKVPEEPIVLFGLGEFYLSRGDYLRSIPYYKKVLPFQDELDGTNIALRLAEAYSASGSFEEAITYYEQGIDENATIDAHFGYGYTAFQLSQYTVAITQFEKVIDMDESYSSVYSYLGEAYEEEGQIHEALQIFKKGIEIDEFNEALYVQGARVSLNNGYINDGEEYLRKVVAINPSNFEGAKMLSSLLKKEERFEELLELINYLKEQGEEDPLFDWFLASAKRNLSEDLSIIQTYQEIEEALSHDSDFMEEYGQVLLENGYKEKGVEVLRKALKLDSSKTHLNELLFDLDTNY from the coding sequence ATGAATAAAGAATTAAAACAAGCGCTGGCATTAATAGATGAGGGGAAAATGGAAAAAGCAATTACACAGTTGAAAAAGGTAAATGAGACTGCTGACCATGATACGAAATATTCACTTGCGGAAGTTTATTATGAACTTGGATTAGTAGATTTAGCAAAAGCAATAATTGAGGAGCTATTAATGCTATACCCTGACGAAGGTGAACTGTATACGTTTATGGCTGAATTATTAATTGACTTAGATGAAGAAGATGAAGCAATCGAAATGTTATTAGAAATAAAAGAAGATGACCCTGTCTATGTACAAGGACAATTACTTTTAGCTGATTTATATCAACTTCAAGGCTTAGACGAAGTAGCAGAGCAAAAGCTTCTAATAGCAGAAAGTAAAGTGCCTGAGGAACCTATTGTCTTATTTGGGTTAGGAGAATTTTACTTATCAAGAGGGGACTATTTAAGATCAATTCCTTATTACAAAAAAGTACTCCCGTTCCAGGATGAGCTAGATGGAACGAACATAGCACTTCGCTTAGCTGAAGCGTACAGTGCTAGTGGGTCTTTCGAGGAGGCAATTACCTATTATGAACAAGGGATAGATGAAAATGCCACGATTGACGCACATTTTGGGTATGGTTATACAGCTTTCCAGTTAAGCCAATATACTGTAGCAATTACTCAATTTGAAAAAGTTATTGATATGGACGAAAGTTACTCAAGTGTCTACTCATATTTAGGAGAAGCATACGAAGAAGAGGGACAAATCCATGAAGCATTACAAATCTTTAAAAAAGGAATAGAAATTGATGAATTCAATGAGGCTTTGTATGTTCAAGGAGCAAGAGTTTCTTTAAATAATGGGTATATTAATGATGGAGAAGAGTACTTACGAAAAGTAGTAGCAATAAACCCTAGTAATTTTGAGGGGGCTAAAATGCTGTCTAGCTTATTAAAAAAAGAAGAACGTTTTGAAGAACTTCTAGAATTAATCAACTATTTAAAGGAACAGGGAGAGGAAGATCCTTTGTTTGATTGGTTCCTAGCAAGTGCAAAACGAAATTTAAGTGAAGACTTATCTATCATTCAGACTTATCAAGAGATCGAGGAAGCTCTCTCTCATGATAGCGATTTTATGGAGGAGTATGGACAAGTCCTTTTAGAAAATGGCTACAAAGAAAAAGGGGTAGAAGTGTTGAGAAAAGCGTTAAAGCTAGATTCTTCGAAAACACATCTAAATGAATTACTGTTTGACTTAGATACTAATTATTAA